In Anaerolineales bacterium, one DNA window encodes the following:
- a CDS encoding GNAT family N-acetyltransferase translates to MSEIQLRPTIAPDLSRLMAIDHSIISEAVWQLELRRDAGQVTTTFREVRLPRSITVEYPHNQFALADDWVRKSMMYTAFIDRDPVGYISLLERGTASVVWITDIVVDAARRRQGVGSALLAAGQEWAESRSHRRLILEMQSKNVPVIRLAQKFGYEFCGYNDHYYINQDVALFFAKALK, encoded by the coding sequence ATGTCTGAAATTCAACTTCGCCCCACCATTGCGCCTGATCTTTCCCGCTTAATGGCCATCGATCATTCCATTATCAGCGAGGCGGTCTGGCAATTGGAATTGCGCCGCGACGCAGGACAGGTGACAACCACCTTCCGCGAGGTGCGCTTGCCGCGTTCCATCACTGTGGAATATCCGCATAATCAGTTCGCGCTTGCCGATGACTGGGTGCGGAAGTCCATGATGTACACTGCTTTTATTGATCGTGACCCTGTGGGGTACATTAGCCTGCTTGAACGGGGAACCGCCTCAGTGGTTTGGATCACGGATATTGTGGTGGATGCGGCACGCCGTCGCCAGGGCGTGGGCAGCGCTTTATTGGCGGCCGGGCAGGAGTGGGCGGAGTCCAGATCGCATCGTCGCCTCATCCTGGAGATGCAGTCGAAGAATGTCCCTGTCATCCGTCTTGCGCAAAAGTTCGGGTATGAGTTCTGCGGGTATAATGACCATTATTACATCAATCAGGATGTGGCTTTATTTTTTGCAAAGGCATTAAAGTAG
- a CDS encoding purine-nucleoside phosphorylase, which produces MQTYISLSQIDEIVQTIKRRISIQPVVGIILGSGLNGLADSVQGAVHIPYSDLANFPVSTVHGHVGRFVIGELEGRPVLVMQGRIHYYEGYTMGEITLPVRVMQRLGISSMIVTNAAGGVHPDFNPGDVMLITDQLNLMGMSGLNPLMGPNLDEIGPRFPDMSQPYDRDYCNLARKIAKEGKITLREGVYAGLSGPSFESPADLRFLRLAGADAVGMSTVPEVIIARHGNMRVLGLSGISNKANLDGSTITTHEEVIEAGKVITPKVEKIIRGVLRGL; this is translated from the coding sequence ATTAAAAGACGGATATCAATCCAGCCTGTTGTGGGGATCATCCTCGGGTCTGGACTTAACGGTCTGGCTGATTCTGTTCAAGGAGCCGTTCACATCCCTTATAGTGACCTGGCCAACTTCCCCGTCTCCACCGTTCACGGACATGTCGGGCGTTTTGTGATTGGCGAGCTGGAAGGCAGGCCCGTGCTGGTTATGCAGGGGCGCATCCATTATTACGAAGGGTACACCATGGGAGAGATTACCCTGCCCGTGCGTGTCATGCAGCGCCTTGGAATTTCCTCTATGATTGTCACAAATGCCGCAGGCGGGGTGCATCCTGATTTCAATCCCGGCGATGTTATGTTGATTACCGACCAGCTTAACCTTATGGGCATGTCTGGTCTCAACCCGCTCATGGGACCAAACTTGGATGAGATCGGTCCGCGCTTTCCGGATATGAGCCAGCCGTATGACCGTGATTACTGCAATCTTGCACGCAAAATTGCAAAGGAAGGTAAGATCACCCTGCGCGAGGGAGTCTACGCAGGCTTGAGTGGACCATCGTTTGAGTCACCCGCTGATTTGCGCTTTTTGCGGCTTGCGGGTGCGGATGCAGTGGGGATGTCCACGGTGCCGGAAGTGATTATTGCGCGTCATGGAAACATGCGCGTGCTTGGACTTTCAGGCATCAGCAACAAGGCCAACCTGGACGGTTCCACGATCACAACTCATGAAGAGGTCATTGAGGCAGGAAAAGTAATCACCCCCAAAGTCGAAAAGATAATCCGCGGTGTCTTGCGCGGATTGTAA